A window of the Eretmochelys imbricata isolate rEreImb1 chromosome 7, rEreImb1.hap1, whole genome shotgun sequence genome harbors these coding sequences:
- the BATF2 gene encoding basic leucine zipper transcriptional factor ATF-like 2: MSGVNSLEEKKLKRRQKNRAAAQRSRQKHTEKADELHQQHEQLEQDNTALKKEIETLKEELKYWTQMLKNHESTCPDMLTPSLPTQTPILHWLAEELNQGIQ, encoded by the exons AATTCTTTGGAAGAAAAGAAGCTGAAAAGACGTCAAAAGAATCGGGCAGCTGCCCAGAGGAGCCGACAGAAGCACACGGAGAAGGCGGACGAGCTCCATCAG CAACAtgagcagctggagcaggatAACACAGCCCTGAAGAAGGAGATTGAGACCCTGAAGGAGGAGCTGAAGTACTGGACTCAAATGCTCAAGAACCATGAATCCACCTGCCCAGACATGCTGACTCCCTCCTTGCCAACACAGACTCCCATTCTGCActggctggctgaggagctgAACCAGGGGATACAGTGA
- the GPHA2 gene encoding glycoprotein hormone alpha-2, producing MGKSPGTMPSCHAVIIISLLLILMASTCWSYETIGPGCHLHPFDVTIKSDRRGTCRGTHVVQACVGYCESSAFPSKYSVLLASSFKHNITSVSQCCTISKMQKIKVRLHCRAVRHEEIEIFTAKSCQCDMCRLSRY from the exons ATGGGAAAA AGCCCAGGCACCATGCCGTCCTGCCATGCTGTCATCATCATCTCCCTGCTGCTGATCCTGATGGCTTCCACATGCTGGAGCTATGAGACCATCGGGCCTGGCTGCCATCTGCACC CATTTGATGTAACCATCAAGAGCGACCGCCGTGGGACCTGCCGTGGGACCCATGTGGTTCAGGCCTGTGTGGGCTACTGCGAATCCAGTGCCTTCCCCTCCAAGTACTCCGTCCTGCTGGCCAGCAGCTTCAAACACAACATCACCTCTGTGTCCCAGTGCTGCACCATCAGCAAGATGCAGAAG ATCAAAGTCCGCCTGCATTGCCGGGCCGTCCGCCACGAAGAGATAGAGATCTTCACTGCCAAGAGCTGCCAGTGCGACATGTGCCGCCTCTCCCGATACTGA